Proteins from a genomic interval of Helicobacter pylori Shi112:
- the ureB gene encoding urease subunit beta, with protein MKKISRKEYASMYGPTTGDKVRLGDTDLIAEVEHDYTIYGEELKFGGGKTLREGMSQSNNPSKEELDLIITNALIVDYTGIYKADIGIKDGKIAGIGKGGNKDMQDGVKNNLSVGPATEALAGEGLIVTAGGIDTHIHFISPQQIPTAFASGVTTMIGGGTGPADGTNATTITPGRRNLKFILRAAEEYSMNLGFLAKGNASNDASLADQIEAGAIGLKIHEDWGTTPSAINHALDVADKYDVQVAIHTDTLNEAGCVEDTMAAIAGRTMHTYHTEGAGGGHAPDIIKVAGEHNILPASTNPTIPFTVNTEAEHMDMLMVCHHLDKSIKEDVQFADSRIRPQTIAAEDTLHDMGIFSITSSDSQAMGRVGEVITRTWQTADKNKKEFGRLKEEKGDNDNFRIKRYLSKYTINPAIAHGISEYVGSVEVGKVADLVLWSPAFFGVKPNMIIKGGFIALSQMGDANASIPTPQPVYYREMFAHHGKAKYDANITFVSQAAYDKGIKEELGLERQVLPVKNCRNITKKDMQFNDTTAHIEVNSETYHVFVDGKEVTSKPANKVSLAQLFSIF; from the coding sequence ATGAAAAAGATTAGCAGAAAAGAATATGCTTCTATGTATGGCCCTACTACAGGCGATAAAGTGAGATTGGGCGATACAGACTTGATCGCTGAAGTAGAACATGACTACACCATCTATGGCGAAGAGCTTAAATTCGGTGGCGGTAAAACTTTAAGAGAAGGCATGAGCCAATCCAACAACCCCAGCAAAGAAGAACTGGATTTAATCATCACTAACGCTTTAATCGTGGATTATACCGGTATTTATAAAGCGGATATTGGTATTAAAGATGGCAAAATCGCTGGCATTGGCAAAGGCGGTAACAAAGACATGCAAGATGGCGTTAAAAACAATCTTAGCGTGGGTCCTGCTACTGAAGCCTTAGCTGGTGAAGGTTTGATCGTAACTGCTGGTGGTATTGACACACACATCCACTTCATCTCTCCCCAACAAATCCCTACAGCTTTTGCAAGCGGTGTAACAACGATGATTGGTGGCGGAACTGGCCCTGCTGATGGCACTAACGCAACCACTATCACTCCAGGCAGAAGAAATTTAAAATTTATACTCAGAGCGGCTGAAGAATACTCCATGAACTTAGGTTTCTTGGCTAAAGGTAACGCTTCTAACGATGCGAGCTTAGCCGATCAAATTGAAGCCGGTGCGATTGGTCTTAAAATCCACGAAGACTGGGGAACAACTCCTTCTGCAATCAACCATGCGTTAGATGTTGCGGACAAATACGATGTGCAAGTCGCTATCCACACAGACACTTTGAATGAAGCCGGTTGTGTAGAAGACACTATGGCAGCTATTGCCGGACGCACTATGCACACTTACCACACTGAAGGCGCTGGCGGCGGACACGCTCCTGATATTATTAAAGTGGCCGGTGAACACAACATTCTGCCCGCTTCCACTAACCCCACTATCCCTTTCACTGTGAATACAGAAGCAGAGCACATGGACATGCTTATGGTGTGCCACCACTTGGATAAAAGCATTAAAGAAGATGTCCAGTTCGCTGATTCAAGGATTCGCCCTCAAACCATTGCGGCTGAAGACACTTTGCATGACATGGGGATTTTCTCAATCACTAGTTCTGACTCTCAAGCTATGGGTCGTGTGGGTGAAGTTATCACCAGAACTTGGCAAACAGCTGACAAAAACAAAAAAGAATTTGGCCGCTTGAAAGAAGAAAAAGGCGATAACGACAACTTCAGGATCAAACGCTACTTGTCTAAATACACCATTAACCCAGCGATCGCTCATGGGATTAGCGAGTATGTAGGTTCTGTAGAAGTGGGCAAAGTGGCTGACTTGGTATTGTGGAGTCCAGCATTCTTTGGCGTAAAACCCAACATGATCATCAAAGGCGGGTTCATTGCGTTAAGTCAAATGGGTGATGCGAACGCTTCTATCCCTACCCCACAACCGGTTTATTACAGAGAAATGTTCGCTCATCATGGTAAAGCCAAATACGATGCAAACATCACTTTTGTATCCCAAGCGGCTTATGACAAAGGCATTAAAGAAGAATTAGGGCTTGAAAGACAAGTGTTGCCGGTAAAAAATTGCAGAAACATCACTAAAAAAGACATGCAATTCAACGACACTACCGCTCACATTGAAGTCAATTCTGAAACTTACCATGTGTTCGTGGATGGCAAAGAAGTAACTTCTAAACCAGCCAATAAAGTGAGCTTGGCGCAACTCTTTAGCATTTTCTAG
- the lspA gene encoding signal peptidase II: MLKTTQKSLLVFIGVFFLIFGADQAIKYAILEGFRYESLIIDIVLVFNKGVAFSLLSFLEGGLKYLQILLILGLFIFLMRQKELFKNHAIEFGMVFGAGVSNVLDRFVHGGVVDYVYYHYGFDFAIFNFADVMIDVGVGVLLLRQFFFKQKQNKIKA, encoded by the coding sequence GTGCTAAAAACCACCCAAAAAAGCCTGTTGGTTTTTATAGGGGTTTTTTTTCTTATTTTTGGCGCGGATCAAGCGATTAAATACGCTATTTTAGAAGGGTTTCGCTATGAAAGTTTGATTATAGATATTGTTTTAGTGTTCAATAAAGGCGTGGCGTTTTCCTTGCTCAGTTTTTTAGAGGGGGGTTTGAAATACTTGCAAATCCTTTTGATTTTAGGGCTTTTTATCTTTTTAATGCGCCAAAAGGAGCTTTTTAAAAACCATGCGATAGAGTTTGGCATGGTGTTTGGCGCTGGGGTTTCTAATGTTTTAGACCGGTTTGTGCATGGGGGCGTGGTGGATTATGTGTATTATCATTATGGCTTTGATTTTGCCATTTTTAATTTCGCTGATGTCATGATAGATGTGGGCGTGGGCGTTTTATTGTTAAGACAATTCTTTTTTAAGCAAAAACAAAACAAAATTAAGGCATAA
- the ureE gene encoding urease accessory protein UreE codes for MIIERLIGNLRDLNPLDFSVDYVDLEWFETRKKIARFKTRQGKDMAIRLKDAPKLGLSQGDILFKEEKEIIAVNILDSEVIHIQAKSVAEVAKICYEIGNRHAALYYGESQFEFKTPFEKPTLALLEKLGVQNHVLSSKLDSKDRLTVSMPHSEPNFKVSLASDFKVVMK; via the coding sequence ATGATCATAGAGCGTTTAATAGGCAATCTAAGGGATTTAAACCCCTTGGATTTCAGCGTGGATTATGTGGATTTGGAATGGTTTGAAACGAGAAAAAAAATCGCTCGCTTTAAAACCAGGCAAGGCAAAGACATGGCCATACGCCTTAAAGACGCTCCCAAGTTGGGTCTCTCTCAAGGGGACATTTTATTTAAAGAAGAGAAGGAAATTATCGCCGTTAATATCTTGGATTCTGAAGTCATTCACATCCAAGCTAAGAGCGTGGCAGAAGTGGCTAAAATATGCTACGAAATAGGAAACCGCCATGCGGCTTTATACTATGGCGAGTCTCAATTTGAATTTAAAACACCATTTGAAAAGCCCACACTAGCCTTGTTAGAAAAGCTAGGGGTTCAAAATCATGTTTTAAGTTCAAAACTGGATTCCAAAGATCGCTTAACCGTGAGCATGCCTCATAGCGAGCCTAATTTTAAGGTCTCACTAGCGAGCGATTTTAAAGTGGTCATGAAATAG
- the rpsT gene encoding 30S ribosomal protein S20 → MANHKSAEKRIRQTIKRTERNRFYKTKVKNIIKAVREAVAVNDVTKAQERLKIANKELHKFVSKGILKKNTASRKVSRLNASVKKIALA, encoded by the coding sequence ATGGCAAATCATAAGTCCGCAGAAAAGCGAATCAGACAGACCATTAAAAGAACCGAACGCAACAGGTTCTATAAAACTAAAGTTAAAAATATCATTAAGGCCGTGCGTGAAGCGGTCGCTGTCAATGATGTAACAAAAGCTCAAGAGCGTTTGAAAATCGCTAATAAAGAGTTGCATAAATTTGTCAGCAAGGGGATTTTAAAGAAAAACACCGCTTCTAGGAAAGTTTCAAGGCTTAACGCTTCAGTGAAAAAAATCGCTCTCGCTTAG
- the glmM gene encoding phosphoglucosamine mutase encodes MKIFGTDGVRGKAGVKLTPMFVMRLGIAAGLYFKKHSKTNKILIGKDTRKSGYMVENALVSALTSIGYNVIQIGPMPTPAIAFLTEDMRCDAGIMISASHNPFEDNGIKFFNSYGYKLKEEEEKAIEEIFHDEELLHSSYKVGESVGSAKRIDDVIGRYIVHLKHSFPKHLNLQSLRIVLDAANGAAYKVAPVVFSELGADVLVINDEPNGCNINEQCGALHPNQLSQEVKKYRADLGFAFDGDADRLVVVDNLGNIVHGDKLLGVLGVYQKSKNALSSQAIVATSMSNLALKEYLKSQDLELKHCAIGDKFVSECMQLNKANFGGEQSGHIIFSDYAKTGDGLVCALQVSALVLESKQVSSVALNPFELYPQSLINLNIQKKPPLESLKGYSALLKELDKLEIRHLIRYSGTENKLRILLEAKDEKLLESKMQELKEFFEGHLC; translated from the coding sequence ATGAAAATTTTTGGGACTGATGGCGTGAGGGGTAAAGCAGGGGTGAAACTCACCCCCATGTTTGTGATGCGTTTGGGCATTGCGGCCGGGTTGTATTTTAAAAAACATTCTAAAACGAATAAAATCTTAATTGGTAAAGACACCAGAAAAAGCGGCTATATGGTAGAAAACGCTTTAGTGAGCGCTTTAACTTCCATAGGCTATAATGTGATTCAAATAGGGCCTATGCCTACCCCTGCGATTGCGTTTTTAACCGAAGACATGCGCTGTGATGCGGGTATTATGATAAGCGCAAGCCACAACCCTTTTGAAGATAATGGCATTAAGTTTTTCAATTCTTATGGTTATAAGCTTAAAGAAGAAGAAGAAAAAGCGATTGAAGAAATCTTTCATGATGAAGAATTGCTGCATTCTAGCTATAAAGTGGGTGAGAGCGTCGGTAGCGCTAAAAGGATAGACGATGTCATAGGGCGCTATATCGTGCATTTAAAACACTCTTTCCCTAAACATTTGAATTTACAGAGTTTAAGGATCGTGCTAGATGCCGCTAATGGCGCGGCTTATAAGGTGGCTCCGGTAGTTTTTAGCGAGCTTGGGGCTGATGTTTTAGTGATTAATGATGAGCCTAACGGGTGTAATATTAATGAACAATGCGGGGCTTTACACCCTAACCAACTAAGCCAGGAAGTGAAAAAATACCGCGCGGATTTGGGCTTTGCTTTTGATGGCGATGCTGACAGGCTGGTGGTGGTGGATAATTTAGGGAATATCGTGCATGGGGATAAGCTTTTAGGGGTGTTAGGGGTTTATCAAAAATCTAAAAACGCCCTTTCTTCTCAAGCAATTGTCGCTACGAGCATGAGCAATTTAGCCCTTAAAGAATACTTAAAATCCCAAGATTTAGAATTGAAGCATTGCGCGATTGGGGATAAGTTTGTGAGCGAATGCATGCAATTGAATAAAGCCAATTTTGGAGGCGAGCAAAGCGGGCATATCATTTTTAGCGATTACGCTAAAACAGGCGATGGTTTGGTGTGCGCTTTGCAAGTGAGCGCGTTAGTGTTAGAAAGCAAGCAAGTAAGCTCTGTTGCACTAAACCCCTTTGAATTATACCCCCAAAGCCTAATAAATTTGAATATCCAAAAAAAGCCTCCTTTAGAAAGCCTGAAAGGTTATAGCGCTCTTTTAAAGGAATTAGACAAGCTAGAAATCCGCCATTTGATCCGCTATAGCGGCACTGAAAACAAATTGCGCATCCTCTTAGAAGCTAAAGATGAAAAACTTTTAGAATCCAAAATGCAAGAATTAAAAGAGTTTTTTGAAGGGCATTTGTGCTAA
- the ureI gene encoding acid-activated urea channel protein UreI, producing MLGLVLLYVGIVLISNGICGLTKVDPKSTAVMNFFVGGLSIVCNVVVITYSALNPTAPVEGAEDIAQVSHHLTSFYGPATGLLFGFTYLYAAINHTFGLDWRPYSWYSLFVAINTIPAAILSHYSDMLDDHKVLGITEGDWWAIIWLAWGVLWLTAFIENILKIPLGKFTPWLAIIEGILTAWIPAWLLFIQHWA from the coding sequence ATGCTAGGACTTGTATTGTTATATGTTGGGATTGTTTTAATCAGCAACGGGATTTGCGGATTAACCAAAGTCGATCCTAAAAGCACTGCGGTGATGAACTTTTTTGTGGGCGGGCTTTCCATTGTTTGTAATGTGGTTGTCATCACTTATTCTGCGCTCAACCCTACAGCCCCTGTAGAAGGTGCAGAAGATATTGCTCAAGTATCGCACCATTTGACTAGCTTCTATGGGCCAGCGACTGGGTTATTGTTCGGTTTTACCTACTTGTATGCGGCTATCAACCACACTTTTGGTTTGGATTGGAGGCCCTACTCTTGGTATAGCTTATTCGTAGCGATCAACACGATTCCTGCTGCGATTTTATCCCACTATAGCGATATGCTTGATGACCACAAAGTGTTAGGCATCACTGAAGGCGATTGGTGGGCGATCATTTGGTTGGCTTGGGGTGTTTTGTGGCTTACCGCTTTCATTGAAAACATCTTGAAAATCCCTTTAGGGAAATTCACTCCATGGCTTGCTATCATTGAGGGTATTTTAACCGCTTGGATCCCTGCTTGGTTACTCTTTATCCAACACTGGGCGTGA
- a CDS encoding urease accessory protein UreF, with amino-acid sequence MPPKTPKDNNAHVDNEFLILQVNDAVFPIGSYTHSFGLETYIQQKKVTNKESALEYLKANLSSQFLYTEMLSLKLTYESTLQQDLKKILGIEEIITLSTSPMELRLANQKLGNRFIKTLQAMNELDMGEFFNAYAQKTKDPTHATSYGVFAASLGIELKKALRHYLYAQTSNMVINCVKSVPLSQNDGQKILLSLQSPFNQLIEKTLELDESHLCVASVQNDIKAMQHESLYSRLYMS; translated from the coding sequence ATGCCCCCAAAAACTCCAAAAGACAACAACGCTCATGTGGATAATGAATTTCTGATTTTGCAAGTCAATGATGCGGTGTTCCCCATTGGCTCTTACACGCATTCTTTTGGGCTAGAAACTTACATCCAGCAAAAAAAGGTTACTAATAAAGAAAGCGCTTTAGAATATTTAAAAGCCAATCTCTCTAGCCAGTTCCTTTATACGGAAATGCTGAGCTTGAAATTAACCTATGAAAGCACTCTCCAACAAGATTTAAAAAAGATCTTAGGGATTGAAGAAATCATTACGCTATCCACAAGCCCCATGGAATTACGATTAGCCAACCAAAAGCTAGGCAATCGTTTCATTAAAACCTTACAAGCCATGAACGAATTAGACATGGGCGAATTTTTCAACGCTTACGCTCAAAAAACCAAAGATCCCACCCATGCCACTAGCTATGGCGTTTTTGCGGCGAGTTTGGGGATTGAATTGAAAAAGGCTTTAAGGCATTATCTTTATGCGCAAACTTCTAACATGGTGATCAACTGCGTTAAAAGCGTCCCTCTATCCCAAAACGACGGGCAAAAAATCTTATTGAGCTTGCAAAGCCCTTTTAACCAGCTCATAGAAAAAACCCTAGAACTAGACGAAAGCCACTTGTGTGTAGCAAGCGTTCAAAACGACATTAAGGCGATGCAGCATGAGAGTTTATACTCGCGCCTTTATATGTCTTGA
- the prfA gene encoding peptide chain release factor 1 has product MSILAEKLSSILKRYDELTALLSSAEVVSDIKKLTELSKEQSSIEEISVASKEYLSVLENIKENKELLEDKELSELAKEELKILEIKKSDLETAIKQLLIPKDPNDDKNIYLELRAGTGGDEAGIFVGDLFKAYCRYADLKKWKVEIVSSSENSVGGYKEIIALIKGKGVYSRLKFEAGTHRVQRVPETESQGRIHTSAITVAIMPEVDDVEVSINPSDLKIEVFRAGGHGGQCVNTTDSAVRITHLPTNISVSMQDEKSQHKNKDKALKILKARLYEKQIEEQQLANAKDRKEQVGSGDRSERIRTYNYPQNRLSEHRINLTLYSLEEIMLSGNLDEVINPLIAHAQSQFE; this is encoded by the coding sequence ATGTCTATTCTAGCTGAAAAGCTTTCTTCCATTCTCAAGCGATACGACGAACTCACAGCGTTGCTTTCTAGCGCTGAAGTGGTTAGCGATATTAAAAAACTCACCGAATTGAGCAAAGAGCAAAGCTCCATTGAAGAAATCTCTGTAGCGAGTAAAGAGTATTTGAGCGTTTTAGAGAATATCAAAGAAAATAAAGAGCTTTTAGAAGACAAGGAATTGAGCGAACTGGCTAAAGAAGAGTTAAAAATTTTAGAAATCAAAAAAAGCGATCTAGAAACCGCCATTAAGCAACTCCTTATCCCCAAAGATCCTAACGACGATAAAAACATTTATTTAGAGTTAAGAGCCGGCACGGGGGGCGATGAAGCGGGCATTTTTGTAGGGGATTTGTTTAAGGCGTATTGCCGTTATGCGGATTTGAAAAAATGGAAAGTAGAGATAGTGAGTTCTAGCGAAAACAGCGTAGGGGGCTATAAAGAAATCATCGCTTTGATTAAGGGTAAGGGCGTGTATTCAAGGCTCAAATTTGAAGCAGGCACGCATCGAGTCCAAAGAGTCCCTGAAACAGAATCCCAAGGGCGCATCCACACTTCCGCTATCACAGTGGCGATCATGCCTGAAGTGGATGATGTGGAAGTTTCTATCAACCCTAGCGATTTAAAGATTGAAGTGTTTCGCGCTGGCGGGCATGGGGGGCAATGCGTCAATACCACAGACTCTGCGGTGCGCATCACGCACCTTCCCACTAATATCAGCGTGAGCATGCAAGATGAAAAATCCCAGCATAAAAACAAGGATAAAGCCCTAAAAATCCTAAAAGCACGCCTTTATGAAAAACAAATTGAAGAGCAACAACTCGCTAACGCCAAAGACCGAAAGGAGCAAGTGGGTAGTGGGGACAGGAGCGAAAGGATCCGCACTTATAATTACCCGCAAAACCGCTTGAGCGAACACCGAATCAATTTAACTCTGTATAGTTTAGAAGAAATCATGCTTTCAGGGAATTTAGATGAAGTGATTAACCCTTTAATCGCCCACGCCCAAAGCCAGTTTGAATAA
- a CDS encoding outer membrane protein, which yields MKKVFLGMALAISVSMAEKSGAFLGGGFQYSNLENQNTTRTPGANNNTPIDTSMFGNNQRVTNTNNYGQMYGVDAMAGHKWFFGKTKRFGFRTYGYYSYNHANLSFVGSKLGIMDGASQVNNFTYGVGFDALYNFYESKEGYNTAGLFLGFGLGGDSFIVQGESYLKSQMQICNNTAGCSASMNTSYFQMPVEFGFRSNFSKHSGIEVGFKLPLFTNQFYKERGVDGSVDVFYKRNFSIYFNYMINF from the coding sequence ATGAAAAAAGTTTTTTTAGGTATGGCATTAGCCATTAGTGTGTCCATGGCAGAAAAAAGCGGCGCGTTTTTAGGCGGAGGGTTTCAATATTCTAATTTAGAAAACCAAAACACCACCCGCACCCCAGGCGCTAACAATAACACCCCGATAGACACTTCAATGTTTGGCAACAATCAACGCGTGACTAACACCAATAATTACGGGCAAATGTATGGGGTAGATGCGATGGCAGGGCATAAGTGGTTCTTTGGTAAAACCAAACGCTTTGGCTTTAGGACTTATGGATACTACAGCTATAACCATGCGAATTTAAGCTTTGTAGGCAGTAAGCTTGGAATCATGGATGGCGCGTCTCAAGTGAATAACTTCACTTATGGCGTGGGCTTTGATGCGCTCTATAACTTCTATGAAAGCAAAGAGGGCTATAACACAGCAGGGTTGTTCTTAGGCTTTGGATTAGGAGGGGATTCGTTCATCGTGCAAGGAGAGAGCTACTTGAAATCTCAAATGCAAATTTGCAACAACACCGCCGGCTGTTCAGCGAGCATGAACACAAGCTATTTCCAAATGCCTGTAGAATTTGGCTTTAGGAGCAATTTCTCTAAACACAGCGGGATTGAAGTGGGCTTTAAATTGCCTTTATTTACCAACCAATTCTATAAAGAAAGGGGTGTAGATGGATCGGTAGATGTGTTCTATAAAAGGAACTTCTCTATCTATTTCAACTACATGATCAACTTCTAA
- the ureA gene encoding urease subunit alpha: protein MKLTPKELDKLMLHYAGELARKRKEKGIKLNYVEAVALISAHIMEEARAGKKTAAELMQEGRTLLKPDDVMDGVASMIHEVGIEAMFPDGTKLVTVHTPIEASGKLVPGELFLKNEDITINEGKKAVSVKVKNVGDRPVQIGSHFHFFEVNRCLDFDREKTFGKRLDIASGTAVRFEPGEEKSVELIDIGGSRRIFGFNALVDRQADNESKKIALHRAKERGFHGAKSDDNYVKTIKE from the coding sequence ATGAAACTCACCCCAAAAGAGTTAGATAAGTTGATGCTCCACTACGCTGGAGAATTGGCTAGGAAACGCAAAGAAAAAGGCATTAAGCTTAACTATGTGGAAGCAGTAGCTTTGATTAGTGCCCATATTATGGAAGAAGCGAGAGCTGGTAAAAAGACTGCGGCTGAATTGATGCAAGAAGGGCGCACTCTTTTAAAACCTGATGATGTGATGGATGGCGTGGCAAGCATGATCCATGAAGTGGGTATTGAAGCGATGTTTCCTGATGGGACCAAACTCGTAACCGTGCATACCCCTATTGAGGCTAGTGGTAAATTAGTTCCTGGTGAGTTGTTCTTAAAAAATGAAGACATCACTATCAACGAAGGCAAAAAAGCCGTTAGCGTGAAAGTTAAAAATGTTGGCGACAGACCGGTTCAAATCGGCTCACACTTCCATTTCTTTGAAGTGAATAGATGCTTAGACTTTGACAGAGAAAAAACTTTCGGCAAACGCTTAGACATTGCGAGCGGGACAGCGGTAAGGTTTGAACCTGGCGAAGAAAAATCCGTAGAGTTGATTGACATTGGCGGCAGCAGAAGAATCTTTGGATTTAACGCATTGGTTGATAGGCAAGCAGACAACGAAAGCAAAAAAATTGCTTTACACAGAGCTAAAGAGCGTGGTTTTCATGGCGCTAAAAGCGATGACAACTATGTAAAAACAATTAAGGAGTAA
- a CDS encoding SMI1/KNR4 family protein — METIPTNSELNWEFVEPLNDNALSGLEDQLKMGLSDAFKDFVKRSNYGFSQWRSFMVGNKSYTFKHVLNFNLEGKGLFIDFMKSLKEWLKPEEIIFANDGYGGYYLLNTASGVALFLDTDDGSKHALLHLKMFLKKLESRG; from the coding sequence ATGGAAACAATTCCTACAAACTCAGAACTGAATTGGGAATTTGTAGAGCCGCTCAATGACAATGCGTTGAGTGGGTTAGAAGATCAATTAAAAATGGGATTGAGCGATGCGTTTAAGGACTTTGTCAAACGATCAAACTATGGTTTTAGCCAATGGCGTTCTTTCATGGTGGGCAATAAGTCTTACACATTCAAACATGTTTTGAACTTCAATTTAGAGGGCAAGGGCTTATTTATTGATTTCATGAAAAGCTTAAAAGAATGGTTAAAGCCTGAAGAAATTATTTTCGCTAATGACGGGTATGGGGGGTATTATCTTTTGAATACGGCTAGTGGTGTGGCGCTGTTTTTAGACACTGATGATGGCTCAAAACATGCGCTGTTGCACCTTAAAATGTTTTTAAAAAAACTAGAATCAAGGGGTTAA
- a CDS encoding urease accessory protein UreD produces the protein MNTYAQESKLRLKTKIGADGRCVIEDNFFTPPFKLMAPFYPKDDLAEIMLLAVSPGMMRGDAQDMQLNIGPNCKLRITSQSFEKIHNTEDGFASREMHIVVGENAFLDFAPFPLIPFENAHFKGNTTISLHSSSQLLYSEIIVAGRVARNELFQFNRLHTKISILQDEKPIYYDNTILDPKTTNLNNMCMFDGYTHYLNLVLVNCPIELSGVRECIGENEGVDGAVSEIASSHLCVKALAKGSEPLLHLREKIARSITQTITQKI, from the coding sequence ATGAACACTTACGCTCAAGAATCCAAGCTCAGGTTAAAAACCAAAATAGGGGCTGACGGGCGGTGCGTGATTGAAGACAATTTTTTCACGCCTCCCTTTAAGCTCATGGCACCCTTTTACCCTAAAGACGATTTAGCTGAAATCATGCTTTTAGCGGTAAGCCCTGGCATGATGAGGGGCGATGCGCAAGATATGCAATTAAACATCGGTCCAAACTGCAAGCTAAGGATCACTTCGCAATCCTTTGAAAAAATCCATAACACTGAAGACGGGTTTGCCAGCAGAGAGATGCATATTGTTGTGGGGGAAAACGCTTTTTTAGATTTTGCGCCCTTTCCGTTAATCCCCTTTGAAAACGCACATTTTAAGGGCAACACCACGATTTCTTTGCACTCTAGCTCTCAATTGCTCTATAGTGAAATCATTGTCGCAGGGCGAGTGGCGCGCAATGAGTTGTTCCAATTCAACCGCTTGCACACAAAAATCTCTATTTTACAAGATGAGAAGCCCATCTATTATGACAACACGATTTTAGATCCCAAAACCACCAACTTGAATAACATGTGCATGTTTGATGGCTATACGCATTATTTGAATTTGGTGCTGGTCAATTGCCCCATAGAGCTTTCTGGTGTGCGAGAATGCATTGGAGAAAACGAAGGAGTGGATGGGGCAGTGAGCGAAATCGCTAGTTCTCATTTATGTGTGAAAGCTTTAGCGAAAGGCTCAGAACCCTTATTGCATTTAAGAGAAAAAATCGCTCGTTCCATCACGCAAACCATCACGCAAAAGATTTAA
- a CDS encoding WXG100 family type VII secretion target: MSKVQMDTEEVREFVNHLERFKELLNDEVNGLSSHFNNLDSWQDARRDKFSEVLDNLKSTFNEFDEAAQEQIAWLKERIRVLEEDY, translated from the coding sequence ATGAGCAAAGTGCAAATGGATACCGAAGAGGTTAGGGAATTTGTGAATCATTTAGAACGCTTTAAAGAGTTATTGAATGATGAAGTGAATGGCTTGAGTAGCCATTTCAATAATTTGGATTCATGGCAAGACGCTAGGAGAGACAAATTTAGCGAGGTGTTAGACAACTTGAAAAGCACTTTCAACGAGTTTGATGAAGCCGCGCAAGAGCAAATCGCATGGCTTAAAGAGAGGATTAGGGTTTTAGAAGAAGATTATTAA
- the ureG gene encoding urease accessory protein UreG, translated as MVKIGVCGPVGSGKTALIEALTRHMSKDYDMAVITNDIYTKEDAEFMCKNSVMPRDRIIGVETGGCPHTAIREDASMNLEAVEEMHGRFPNLELLLIESGGDNLSATFNPELADFTIFVIDVAEGDKIPRKGGPGITRSDLLVINKIDLAPYVGADLKVMERDSKKMRGEKPFIFTNIRAKEGLDDVIAWIKRNALLED; from the coding sequence ATGGTAAAAATTGGAGTTTGTGGTCCTGTAGGAAGCGGTAAAACCGCCTTGATTGAAGCTTTGACGCGCCACATGTCAAAAGATTATGACATGGCGGTCATCACTAATGATATTTACACGAAAGAAGACGCAGAGTTTATGTGCAAAAATTCGGTGATGCCACGAGATAGGATCATTGGTGTAGAAACGGGAGGCTGTCCGCACACGGCTATTAGAGAAGACGCTTCTATGAATTTAGAAGCCGTAGAAGAAATGCATGGCCGTTTCCCTAATTTGGAATTGCTTTTGATTGAAAGCGGAGGCGATAACCTTTCAGCGACTTTTAACCCGGAGCTAGCGGACTTTACGATTTTTGTGATTGATGTGGCTGAGGGCGATAAAATCCCCAGGAAAGGCGGGCCAGGAATCACGCGCTCAGACTTGCTTGTCATCAATAAGATTGATTTAGCCCCCTATGTGGGAGCGGACTTGAAAGTCATGGAAAGGGATTCTAAAAAAATGCGCGGCGAAAAGCCCTTTATTTTTACAAATATCCGCGCTAAAGAAGGTTTAGACGATGTGATCGCTTGGATCAAGCGCAACGCTTTATTGGAAGATTGA